Genomic DNA from Sphingomonas hankookensis:
GGGCGAGCGTGGATAGGAACAAAGCCAGGTCGGTGAACTGATGCCGGGGGCTCACCCCTCCAGCAGGTCGAGATAGCCGACCACGTCGCTGCTCGTCTGAAGATACAGGCCCGCCTGTATCTCCTCCGGCTCCCGCGCTGCTGCGGCCATCGCTTCGCTCAGCGTGCCATAGAGGATCGTCGTCGCGACCCCGCCCTCGTCGTCGAGGTGGTAGAGCCGGACCGAGGCGTCTTCCGATACCGTTCGCATGGGGAACGTCCTGCCCCGCGCCGCGACGCGGGGCAAGGCGTCAGGCGCTGGCGAGGCGTGCCGCCTCGAACTCGCTGTCGACCAGCCCGATCAATTCGCGGTCATCGTGATTCCACGGGTGGAAGCCGGGCAGGAAGAAGGACAGCCACATCCCCATGACCTTACGTGCCATGCCGGGCCGGCCGAACGCATAGGCGAACAGCCGCCATTTGACCCGCGCACCGGTCAACCCGTCCTGCGCGAGCAGATCGAGCATCCCGACCGTGCGCCCGCGGAAGAATTTGGCGGTGACGATCAGCATCACCAGCGTCTTGACCCACCAGCGCTTCAGGCGGGTCCAGTCGCGGGTGGCGTGCAGCCAGGTGTCATAGGCCACGCCCTTATGCTCGATCTCCTCGATCGCGTGCCACCGCCACAGGTCGGCGGCGGCCTGATCCCCGCCGGCCAGATGCCGGGGGTTCGCGACCAGTTCATGCGCGAGGATCGCGGTGAAATGTTCCAGCGCCATCGTCGCTGCGAGGTTGGCGATCGGCGGCTTGCCTCGCGTGATCGCCAGCTCGTGATCGACCCGCGCTTCCAGCCGCGACGTATCATAGCCCTGGTCGGCGACATGGCGGTTGAACGCGACATGTTCGCGGGTGTGGATCGCCTCCTGCTTGATGAAGGCGCGGATCTCGGCGGCGAGGCGCGGCGGCACGTCGTCGCGGAACTGGCGAACGCTGTCGATGAAGAAGCCTTCGCCCTTCGGAAAGGTCACCGACAGCGCGTTGTAGAAGGCGGTGGCGATCGGATCATCGTTCAGCCAATAGCGCCGATAGCTGCCGCCCCGCCCGAAGCGGACGTCGCGCGGGGTGATGGTCAGATCGGCGGGAGTCTTTGCTTTCGACACGGTTCTGCTCCACATCATCGCATGGAATCTGGGAATTACTTACAACAATGTCAATAGCCAGGCGACGCCTCTCCCCCGAAGCGTCGCGCGACGCCGCGCTGGACGCCGCGCGCGACCTGCTGATCGAAGCCGGGCC
This window encodes:
- a CDS encoding metal-dependent hydrolase; the encoded protein is MWSRTVSKAKTPADLTITPRDVRFGRGGSYRRYWLNDDPIATAFYNALSVTFPKGEGFFIDSVRQFRDDVPPRLAAEIRAFIKQEAIHTREHVAFNRHVADQGYDTSRLEARVDHELAITRGKPPIANLAATMALEHFTAILAHELVANPRHLAGGDQAAADLWRWHAIEEIEHKGVAYDTWLHATRDWTRLKRWWVKTLVMLIVTAKFFRGRTVGMLDLLAQDGLTGARVKWRLFAYAFGRPGMARKVMGMWLSFFLPGFHPWNHDDRELIGLVDSEFEAARLASA